One Helianthus annuus cultivar XRQ/B chromosome 12, HanXRQr2.0-SUNRISE, whole genome shotgun sequence genomic region harbors:
- the LOC110894494 gene encoding auxin efflux carrier component 7, whose amino-acid sequence MITGHDFYTVMSAMVPLYVAMILAYGSVRWWKIFTPDQCSGINRFVAIFAVPLLSFHFISMNNPYEMNFRFIAADTLQKIIMLVALTLWANVARNGSLEWAITIFSLSTLPNTLVMGIPLLIAMYGEYSGSLMVQVVVLQCIIWYTLLLFLFEYRGAKMLIMEQFPETAADIVSFKVESDVVSLDGHDFLETDAEIGDDGKLHVTVRKSNVSRRSLGLGSVTGMTPRPSNLTGAEIYSLSSSRNPTPRGSNFNHSDFYSMMGFPGGRLSNFGPADATPRPSNFEESTAPGPLNMNSPKFGFYPAPNPDITSNGVKLVKSQQSESQKQSQAQQNGGVNKASHDAKELHMFVWSSSASPVSEGGLHVFGGGAEHSDRPDPNDAKEIRMMVSDHQNEMGREDFGYGEEEKGKEGQIGLNKLGSSSTAELHPKGVPVDDGGVGKQMPPASVMTRLILIMVWRKLIRNPNTYSSLIGLIWSLVAFRWDLAMPKIIEKSISILSDAGLGMAMFSLGLFMALQPKIIACGNSVASFAMAVRFLTGPAVMAAASIAVGLRGTLLHVAIVQAALPQGIVPFVFAKEYNVHPAILSTAVIFGMLIALPITLVYYIILGL is encoded by the exons atgatcACCGGCCATGACTTCTACACGGTCATGTCCGCCATGGTCCCGTTATACGTCGCCATGATCCTCGCCTACGGCAGCGTACGCTGGTGGAAAATCTTCACTCCCGACCAATGCTCCGGAATAAACCGTTTCGTCGCCATTTTCGCCGTTCCATTACTCTCATTCCACTTCATCTCCATGAACAACCCGTACGAGATGAACTTCCGCTTCATCGCTGCAGACACTCTCCAAAAGATTATAATGCTTGTCGCCCTAACTCTGTGGGCAAACGTTGCCCGTAATGGTAGTCTAGAGTGGGCGATTACCATCTTTTCCTTGTCCACTTTGCCCAATACTCTTGTGATGGGGATTCCTCTGTTGATTGCTATGTACGGAGAATACTCTGGGTCTCTAATGGTGCAGGTTGTTGTGTTGCAGTGTATAATATGGTACACtttgttattgtttttgtttGAATATAGGGGTGCAAAGATGCTTATTATGGAGCAGTTTCCTGAAACTGCTGCGGATATTGTGTCGTTTAAAGTTGAGTCTGATGTCGTTTCGCTTGACGGACATGATTTTTTGGAGACGGATGCTGAGATTGGGGATGATGGGAAGTTGCACGTGACTGTGAGAAAGAGTAATGTTTCTAGACGGTCGTTAGGGTTGGGTTCGGTTACGGGTATGACTCCTCGCCCGTCGAATCTCACTGGCGCCGAGATTTATAGTTTGAGTTCGTCTCGAAACCCGACTCCGAGAGGATCGAATTTTAATCACTCGGATTTTTATTCGATGATGGGGTTTCCGGGTGGGCGTTTGTCGAACTTTGGACCCGCGGATGCGACCCCGAGGCCGTCGAATTTTGAAGAGAGTACGGCCCCCGGGCCGCTCAATATGAATTCGCCTAAGTTCGGGTTTTATCCGGCTCCGAATCCGGATATTACTTCGAATGGTGTGAAGTTGGTTAAAAGTCAACAATCAGAAAGTCAAAAACAATCACAAGCACAACAAAATGGTGGGGTTAATAAAGCTAGTCATGACGCTAAGGAGCTCCATATGTTTGTATGGAGCTCCAGTGCGTCGCCTGTATCCGAGGGCGGGCTACATGTTTTTGGAGGTGGTGCGGAGCATTCAGATCGGCCTGACCCGAATGACGCTAAGGAGATTAGGATGATGGTGTCCGATCATCAAAATG AAATGGGAAGAGAAGATTTTGGATATGGTGAAGAAGAGAAGGGGAAAGAGGGGCAAATTGGTCTAAATAAATTGGGTTCAAGTTCTACGGCGGAGCTCCACCCGAAAGGTGTTCCGGTTGACGATGGTGGTGTCGGAAAACAGATGCCTCCGGCGAGTGTGATGACCCGGTTGATACTGATTATGGTTTGGAGGAAACTGATCCGGAACCCGAACACGTATTCGAGTCTCATTGGTCTCATATGGTCCCTCGTGGCGTTCAG GTGGGATTTAGCGATGCCAAAAATAATAGAAAAGTCTATCTCAATACTGTCGGATGCTGGTCTTGGAATGGCTATGTTTAGTCTAG GTCTGTTTATGGCACTACAACCGAAGATAATTGCATGTGGAAATTCAGTGGCTTCATTTGCAATGGCGGTTCGGTTTCTTACTGGACCGGCAGTAATGGCAGCGGCTAGTATAGCCGTCGGTCTACGTGGCACTCTCTTGCATGTCGCTATCGTACAG GCCGCATTGCCTCAAGGAATCGTACCATTTGTTTTTGCAAAGGAATACAATGTTCATCCTGCGATTCTTAGTACTGC GGTTATTTTCGGAATGTTGATCGCGCTACCCATTACTCTAGTATACTACATAATTCTTGGGTTGTGA